The Anas acuta chromosome 18, bAnaAcu1.1, whole genome shotgun sequence genome has a segment encoding these proteins:
- the LOC137841797 gene encoding uncharacterized protein isoform X1, with translation MLAVRGTGAALRRAWLHGPGPRRGSRANGGTGAGGDAWPVQGGAALGCPQHVVDLRSDTVTQPSEAMRCAMAQAAVGDDDYGEDPTVNELQHLAARLLGMEDALFVPTATMANLIAAPSRPLCAAVMCHCQRRGAQLLLGAGAHLHVYEHGGVAQVAGVHSQALQDLPDGTLDLEQLELAVREAHGSRYHPRPELVCLENTHSSAGGRALPLAHLQQVHQLAERYGLRVHMDGARLLNAAVAQAVEPAQITQHCDSVSLCFSKGSAEATLPDPQGLGAPAGAVLAGRRAFVAEAWRVRKLLGGGMRQAGVLAAAALIGLEQAEETLRRDHSNARRFARGIQELQSPLCSVSLPAVETNMVMVAVPGGWPSPAELCAYMRAVSEEELAETGHAVSVLLFPWAAHTLRAVWHRDVSAHDTELALNKLGFVARKCQERLALGLAPGPPSAAGH, from the exons ATGCTGGCGGTGCGGGGCACGGGCGCTGCGCTCCGCCGGGCCTGGCTGCACGGACCGGGGCCCCGCCGCGGCAGCAGGGCGAATGGGGGCACCGGAGCCGGGGGCGATGCGTGGCCGGTGCAGGGCGGAGCGGCCCTGGG gtGCCCGCAGCACGTGGTGGACCTGCGCAGTGACACCGTCACCCAGCCCAGCGAGGCGATGAGGTGTGCCATGGCCCAGGCTGCTGTGGGGGATGATGACTATGGCGAGGATCCCACGGTCAATG agctgcagcacctggccGCAAGGTTGCTAGGGATGGAAGATGCCCTTTTTGTACCCACAGCCACGATGGCAAACCTCATTGCAG CTCCCTCACGGCCCCTGTGTGCCGCAGTGATGTGCCACTGCCAGCGCAGGGGGgctcagctgctcctgggcGCCGGGGCGCACCTGCACGTCTACGAGCACGGCGGGGTGGCGCAG GTGGCTGGGGTGCACTCCCAGGCGCTGCAGGACCTGCCCGACGGCACCTTGgacctggagcagctggagctggccgTCCGGGAGGCCCACGGCAGCCGGTACCATCCCCGTCCTGAGCTCGTCTGCCTGGAGAACACGCACAGCTCGGCCGGGGGCCGCGCGCTGCCCCTCGCCCACCTCCAGCAG gTCCACCAGCTCGCGGAGCGCTACGGGCTGCGGGTGCACATGGACGGAGCGCGGCTGCTGAACGCGGCAGTGGCCCAGGCTGTGGAGCCGGCGCAGATCACCCAGCACTGCGACTCGGTGTCCCTCTGCTTCTCCAAG ggcagcgcTGAGGCCACCCTCCCGGACCCCCAGGGCCTGGGTGCCCCGGCTGGGGCCGTGCTGGCCGGCCGCCGGGCGTTTGTGGCAGAGGCCTGGCGCGTGCGGAAGCTGCTGGGCGGAGGGATGCGGCAGGCGGGGGTGCTGGCAGCCGCTGCCCTCATCGggctggagcaggcagaggaaacGCTGCGCAGAGACCACAGCAACGCCCGGCGCTTCGCTCGAG GCATCCAGGAGCTGCAGTCACCTCTGTGCTCCGTCAGCCTCCCGGCCGTGGAGACGAACATGGTGATGGtggcggtgccgggggggtGGCCGtccccagcagagctctgcGCGTACATGCGGGCAGTGAGCGAGGAGGAGCTGGCTGAGACCGGCCATGCTGTCAGCGTGCTGCTCTTCCCCTGGGCAGCGCACACCCTGCGCGCGGTCTGGCACCGCGACGTCTCAGCCCACGACACCGAGCTGGCACTGAACAAGCTGGGCTTTGTGGCCAGGAAGTGCCAGGAGAGGCTGGCCCTGGGACTGGCCCCTGGGCCTCCGAGTGCTGCAGGGCACTGA
- the LOC137841797 gene encoding uncharacterized protein isoform X3 has product MLAVRGTGAALRRAWLHGPGPRRGSRANGGTGAGGDAWPVQGGAALGCPQHVVDLRSDTVTQPSEAMRCAMAQAAVGDDDYGEDPTVNELQHLAARLLGMEDALFVPTATMANLIAAPSRPLCAAVMCHCQRRGAQLLLGAGAHLHVYEHGGVAQVAGVHSQALQDLPDGTLDLEQLELAVREAHGSRYHPRPELVCLENTHSSAGGRALPLAHLQQVHQLAERYGLRVHMDGARLLNAAVAQAVEPAQITQHCDSVSLCFSKGLGAPAGAVLAGRRAFVAEAWRVRKLLGGGMRQAGVLAAAALIGLEQAEETLRRDHSNARRFARGIQELQSPLCSVSLPAVETNMVMVAVPGGWPSPAELCAYMRAVSEEELAETGHAVSVLLFPWAAHTLRAVWHRDVSAHDTELALNKLGFVARKCQERLALGLAPGPPSAAGH; this is encoded by the exons ATGCTGGCGGTGCGGGGCACGGGCGCTGCGCTCCGCCGGGCCTGGCTGCACGGACCGGGGCCCCGCCGCGGCAGCAGGGCGAATGGGGGCACCGGAGCCGGGGGCGATGCGTGGCCGGTGCAGGGCGGAGCGGCCCTGGG gtGCCCGCAGCACGTGGTGGACCTGCGCAGTGACACCGTCACCCAGCCCAGCGAGGCGATGAGGTGTGCCATGGCCCAGGCTGCTGTGGGGGATGATGACTATGGCGAGGATCCCACGGTCAATG agctgcagcacctggccGCAAGGTTGCTAGGGATGGAAGATGCCCTTTTTGTACCCACAGCCACGATGGCAAACCTCATTGCAG CTCCCTCACGGCCCCTGTGTGCCGCAGTGATGTGCCACTGCCAGCGCAGGGGGgctcagctgctcctgggcGCCGGGGCGCACCTGCACGTCTACGAGCACGGCGGGGTGGCGCAG GTGGCTGGGGTGCACTCCCAGGCGCTGCAGGACCTGCCCGACGGCACCTTGgacctggagcagctggagctggccgTCCGGGAGGCCCACGGCAGCCGGTACCATCCCCGTCCTGAGCTCGTCTGCCTGGAGAACACGCACAGCTCGGCCGGGGGCCGCGCGCTGCCCCTCGCCCACCTCCAGCAG gTCCACCAGCTCGCGGAGCGCTACGGGCTGCGGGTGCACATGGACGGAGCGCGGCTGCTGAACGCGGCAGTGGCCCAGGCTGTGGAGCCGGCGCAGATCACCCAGCACTGCGACTCGGTGTCCCTCTGCTTCTCCAAG GGCCTGGGTGCCCCGGCTGGGGCCGTGCTGGCCGGCCGCCGGGCGTTTGTGGCAGAGGCCTGGCGCGTGCGGAAGCTGCTGGGCGGAGGGATGCGGCAGGCGGGGGTGCTGGCAGCCGCTGCCCTCATCGggctggagcaggcagaggaaacGCTGCGCAGAGACCACAGCAACGCCCGGCGCTTCGCTCGAG GCATCCAGGAGCTGCAGTCACCTCTGTGCTCCGTCAGCCTCCCGGCCGTGGAGACGAACATGGTGATGGtggcggtgccgggggggtGGCCGtccccagcagagctctgcGCGTACATGCGGGCAGTGAGCGAGGAGGAGCTGGCTGAGACCGGCCATGCTGTCAGCGTGCTGCTCTTCCCCTGGGCAGCGCACACCCTGCGCGCGGTCTGGCACCGCGACGTCTCAGCCCACGACACCGAGCTGGCACTGAACAAGCTGGGCTTTGTGGCCAGGAAGTGCCAGGAGAGGCTGGCCCTGGGACTGGCCCCTGGGCCTCCGAGTGCTGCAGGGCACTGA
- the LOC137841797 gene encoding uncharacterized protein isoform X2 — MLAVRGTGAALRRAWLHGPGPRRGSRANGGTGAGGDAWPVQGGAALGCPQHVVDLRSDTVTQPSEAMRCAMAQAAVGDDDYGEDPTVNELQHLAARLLGMEDALFVPTATMANLIAVMCHCQRRGAQLLLGAGAHLHVYEHGGVAQVAGVHSQALQDLPDGTLDLEQLELAVREAHGSRYHPRPELVCLENTHSSAGGRALPLAHLQQVHQLAERYGLRVHMDGARLLNAAVAQAVEPAQITQHCDSVSLCFSKGSAEATLPDPQGLGAPAGAVLAGRRAFVAEAWRVRKLLGGGMRQAGVLAAAALIGLEQAEETLRRDHSNARRFARGIQELQSPLCSVSLPAVETNMVMVAVPGGWPSPAELCAYMRAVSEEELAETGHAVSVLLFPWAAHTLRAVWHRDVSAHDTELALNKLGFVARKCQERLALGLAPGPPSAAGH, encoded by the exons ATGCTGGCGGTGCGGGGCACGGGCGCTGCGCTCCGCCGGGCCTGGCTGCACGGACCGGGGCCCCGCCGCGGCAGCAGGGCGAATGGGGGCACCGGAGCCGGGGGCGATGCGTGGCCGGTGCAGGGCGGAGCGGCCCTGGG gtGCCCGCAGCACGTGGTGGACCTGCGCAGTGACACCGTCACCCAGCCCAGCGAGGCGATGAGGTGTGCCATGGCCCAGGCTGCTGTGGGGGATGATGACTATGGCGAGGATCCCACGGTCAATG agctgcagcacctggccGCAAGGTTGCTAGGGATGGAAGATGCCCTTTTTGTACCCACAGCCACGATGGCAAACCTCATTGCAG TGATGTGCCACTGCCAGCGCAGGGGGgctcagctgctcctgggcGCCGGGGCGCACCTGCACGTCTACGAGCACGGCGGGGTGGCGCAG GTGGCTGGGGTGCACTCCCAGGCGCTGCAGGACCTGCCCGACGGCACCTTGgacctggagcagctggagctggccgTCCGGGAGGCCCACGGCAGCCGGTACCATCCCCGTCCTGAGCTCGTCTGCCTGGAGAACACGCACAGCTCGGCCGGGGGCCGCGCGCTGCCCCTCGCCCACCTCCAGCAG gTCCACCAGCTCGCGGAGCGCTACGGGCTGCGGGTGCACATGGACGGAGCGCGGCTGCTGAACGCGGCAGTGGCCCAGGCTGTGGAGCCGGCGCAGATCACCCAGCACTGCGACTCGGTGTCCCTCTGCTTCTCCAAG ggcagcgcTGAGGCCACCCTCCCGGACCCCCAGGGCCTGGGTGCCCCGGCTGGGGCCGTGCTGGCCGGCCGCCGGGCGTTTGTGGCAGAGGCCTGGCGCGTGCGGAAGCTGCTGGGCGGAGGGATGCGGCAGGCGGGGGTGCTGGCAGCCGCTGCCCTCATCGggctggagcaggcagaggaaacGCTGCGCAGAGACCACAGCAACGCCCGGCGCTTCGCTCGAG GCATCCAGGAGCTGCAGTCACCTCTGTGCTCCGTCAGCCTCCCGGCCGTGGAGACGAACATGGTGATGGtggcggtgccgggggggtGGCCGtccccagcagagctctgcGCGTACATGCGGGCAGTGAGCGAGGAGGAGCTGGCTGAGACCGGCCATGCTGTCAGCGTGCTGCTCTTCCCCTGGGCAGCGCACACCCTGCGCGCGGTCTGGCACCGCGACGTCTCAGCCCACGACACCGAGCTGGCACTGAACAAGCTGGGCTTTGTGGCCAGGAAGTGCCAGGAGAGGCTGGCCCTGGGACTGGCCCCTGGGCCTCCGAGTGCTGCAGGGCACTGA
- the LOC137841797 gene encoding uncharacterized protein isoform X4: protein MLAVRGTGAALRRAWLHGPGPRRGSRANGGTGAGGDAWPVQGGAALGCPQHVVDLRSDTVTQPSEAMRCAMAQAAVGDDDYGEDPTVNELQHLAARLLGMEDALFVPTATMANLIAVMCHCQRRGAQLLLGAGAHLHVYEHGGVAQVAGVHSQALQDLPDGTLDLEQLELAVREAHGSRYHPRPELVCLENTHSSAGGRALPLAHLQQVHQLAERYGLRVHMDGARLLNAAVAQAVEPAQITQHCDSVSLCFSKGLGAPAGAVLAGRRAFVAEAWRVRKLLGGGMRQAGVLAAAALIGLEQAEETLRRDHSNARRFARGIQELQSPLCSVSLPAVETNMVMVAVPGGWPSPAELCAYMRAVSEEELAETGHAVSVLLFPWAAHTLRAVWHRDVSAHDTELALNKLGFVARKCQERLALGLAPGPPSAAGH, encoded by the exons ATGCTGGCGGTGCGGGGCACGGGCGCTGCGCTCCGCCGGGCCTGGCTGCACGGACCGGGGCCCCGCCGCGGCAGCAGGGCGAATGGGGGCACCGGAGCCGGGGGCGATGCGTGGCCGGTGCAGGGCGGAGCGGCCCTGGG gtGCCCGCAGCACGTGGTGGACCTGCGCAGTGACACCGTCACCCAGCCCAGCGAGGCGATGAGGTGTGCCATGGCCCAGGCTGCTGTGGGGGATGATGACTATGGCGAGGATCCCACGGTCAATG agctgcagcacctggccGCAAGGTTGCTAGGGATGGAAGATGCCCTTTTTGTACCCACAGCCACGATGGCAAACCTCATTGCAG TGATGTGCCACTGCCAGCGCAGGGGGgctcagctgctcctgggcGCCGGGGCGCACCTGCACGTCTACGAGCACGGCGGGGTGGCGCAG GTGGCTGGGGTGCACTCCCAGGCGCTGCAGGACCTGCCCGACGGCACCTTGgacctggagcagctggagctggccgTCCGGGAGGCCCACGGCAGCCGGTACCATCCCCGTCCTGAGCTCGTCTGCCTGGAGAACACGCACAGCTCGGCCGGGGGCCGCGCGCTGCCCCTCGCCCACCTCCAGCAG gTCCACCAGCTCGCGGAGCGCTACGGGCTGCGGGTGCACATGGACGGAGCGCGGCTGCTGAACGCGGCAGTGGCCCAGGCTGTGGAGCCGGCGCAGATCACCCAGCACTGCGACTCGGTGTCCCTCTGCTTCTCCAAG GGCCTGGGTGCCCCGGCTGGGGCCGTGCTGGCCGGCCGCCGGGCGTTTGTGGCAGAGGCCTGGCGCGTGCGGAAGCTGCTGGGCGGAGGGATGCGGCAGGCGGGGGTGCTGGCAGCCGCTGCCCTCATCGggctggagcaggcagaggaaacGCTGCGCAGAGACCACAGCAACGCCCGGCGCTTCGCTCGAG GCATCCAGGAGCTGCAGTCACCTCTGTGCTCCGTCAGCCTCCCGGCCGTGGAGACGAACATGGTGATGGtggcggtgccgggggggtGGCCGtccccagcagagctctgcGCGTACATGCGGGCAGTGAGCGAGGAGGAGCTGGCTGAGACCGGCCATGCTGTCAGCGTGCTGCTCTTCCCCTGGGCAGCGCACACCCTGCGCGCGGTCTGGCACCGCGACGTCTCAGCCCACGACACCGAGCTGGCACTGAACAAGCTGGGCTTTGTGGCCAGGAAGTGCCAGGAGAGGCTGGCCCTGGGACTGGCCCCTGGGCCTCCGAGTGCTGCAGGGCACTGA
- the AFMID gene encoding kynurenine formamidase isoform X2: MGRGRWQHMAAEELQQQYSPSRWARRLRGDAAVQAHIEAVTAGTQRARASTRTALHVPYGEGDGERLDLYLPEEPSDTFPAFVYIHGGYWQSLRGIYLCGHSAGAHLAAMVLCTDWTEFGVVPDIRGAVLVSGVYDLEPILHTYVNDALNMSREVAQRNSPMLCVTQAVPAACEVLVAVAQHDSPEFRRQSQEYSQALRSAGWAVSLLDLASVDHFDIIEKLSEDTYILTQIILNMIARA; this comes from the exons atGGGCCGGGGGCGCTGGCAGCACATGGCGGCGGAG gagctgcagcagcagtacTCCCCCAGCCGCTGGGCCCGCCGCCTGCGCGGGGACGCCGCGGTGCAGGCCCACATCGAGGCGGTGACCGCAG GAACGCAGCGGGCGCGGGCCAGCACCCGGACAGCGCTGCACGTCCCGTACGGGGAGGGGGACGGCGAGAGGCTCGACCTCTACCTGCCCGAGGAGCCCTCCGACA CCTTCCCCGCCTTCGTCTACATCCACGGTGGCTACTGGCAGTCCCTGAG GGGAATTTACTTGTGTGGACACTCGGCAGGGGCTCACCTGGCAGCTATGGTGCTGTGCACAGACTGGACGGAGTTTGGAGTGGTTCCTGATATTCGAG gagctgtCCTGGTGAGCGGCGTGTACGACCTGGAGCCCATTCTGCACACCTACGTGAACGACGCTCTGAACATGAGCCG GGAGGTGGCCCAGAGGAACAGCCCCATGCTGTGTGTCACGCAGGCAGTGCCTGCGGCCTGTGAGGTGCTGGTGGCCGTGGCCCAGCACGACTCCCCCGAGTTCCGCAGGCAGTCGCAGGAGTACAGCCAG GCCCTGCGCTCAGCCGGCTGGGCTGTGTCCCTGCTGGATCTGGCCAGCGTGGATCATTTCGACATCATCGAGAAGCTGTCGGAGGACACCTACATCCTCACACAG ATCATTCTGAACATGATTGCAAGAGCCTGA
- the AFMID gene encoding kynurenine formamidase isoform X1, protein MGRGRWQHMAAEELQQQYSPSRWARRLRGDAAVQAHIEAVTAGTQRARASTRTALHVPYGEGDGERLDLYLPEEPSDTFPAFVYIHGGYWQSLSKDASGFAAPALVARGVAVVAVGYDTAPKGHMDAMVLQVRRSLAFLAKQYPGIRGIYLCGHSAGAHLAAMVLCTDWTEFGVVPDIRGAVLVSGVYDLEPILHTYVNDALNMSREVAQRNSPMLCVTQAVPAACEVLVAVAQHDSPEFRRQSQEYSQALRSAGWAVSLLDLASVDHFDIIEKLSEDTYILTQIILNMIARA, encoded by the exons atGGGCCGGGGGCGCTGGCAGCACATGGCGGCGGAG gagctgcagcagcagtacTCCCCCAGCCGCTGGGCCCGCCGCCTGCGCGGGGACGCCGCGGTGCAGGCCCACATCGAGGCGGTGACCGCAG GAACGCAGCGGGCGCGGGCCAGCACCCGGACAGCGCTGCACGTCCCGTACGGGGAGGGGGACGGCGAGAGGCTCGACCTCTACCTGCCCGAGGAGCCCTCCGACA CCTTCCCCGCCTTCGTCTACATCCACGGTGGCTACTGGCAGTCCCTGAG TAAGGACGCCTCGGGTTTCGCAGCCCCAGCGCTGGTGGCACGGGGCgtggcggtggtggcggtgggTTACGACACAGCTCCCAAAG GCCACATGGACGCGATGGTGCTGCAGGTGCGGCGCAGCCTCGCCTTCCTGGCCAAGCAGTACCCCGGGATCAG GGGAATTTACTTGTGTGGACACTCGGCAGGGGCTCACCTGGCAGCTATGGTGCTGTGCACAGACTGGACGGAGTTTGGAGTGGTTCCTGATATTCGAG gagctgtCCTGGTGAGCGGCGTGTACGACCTGGAGCCCATTCTGCACACCTACGTGAACGACGCTCTGAACATGAGCCG GGAGGTGGCCCAGAGGAACAGCCCCATGCTGTGTGTCACGCAGGCAGTGCCTGCGGCCTGTGAGGTGCTGGTGGCCGTGGCCCAGCACGACTCCCCCGAGTTCCGCAGGCAGTCGCAGGAGTACAGCCAG GCCCTGCGCTCAGCCGGCTGGGCTGTGTCCCTGCTGGATCTGGCCAGCGTGGATCATTTCGACATCATCGAGAAGCTGTCGGAGGACACCTACATCCTCACACAG ATCATTCTGAACATGATTGCAAGAGCCTGA
- the TK1 gene encoding thymidine kinase, cytosolic → MSCLTVPGVHPGSPGRPRGQIQVIFGPMFSGKSTELMRRVRRFQLAQYRCLLVKYAKDTRYGTAGLSTHDRNTMEALPACLLRDVYQEALGAAVIGIDEGQFFPDIVDFCEMMANAGKTVIVAALDGTFQRKAFGSILNLVPLAESVVKLNAVCMECYREASYTKRLGAEREVEVIGGADKYHSVCRACYFQKRPQQLGSDNKENVPLGAKQLDVPAARKIFTS, encoded by the exons ATGAGCTGCCTCACGGTGCCTGGTGTCCACCCCGGCTCGCCCGGCCGGCCCCGCGGGCAGATCCAG GTGATCTTCGGGCCGATGTTCTCCGGGAAGAG CACGGAGCTGATGCGGCGGGTGCGGCGGTTCCAGCTCGCCCAGTACCGCTGCCTGCTGGTGAAGTACGCCAAGGACACGCGCTACGGCACCGCCGGGCTCTCCACGCACGACCG GAACACCATGGAGGCGCTCCCCGCCTGCCTCCTCAGGGACGTGTACCAGGAGGCGCTGGGCGCCGCGGTCATCGGCATCGACGAGGGGCAGTTC TTCCCAGACATCGTGGATTTCTGTGAGATGATGGCTAACGCTGGCAAAACGGTCATTGTAGCTGCTCTCGATGGAACTTTCCAGAGAAAG GCGTTTGGGAGCATCCTGAACCTGGTCCCGCTGGCTGAGAGCGTGGTGAAGCTGAACGCGGTGTGCATGGAGTGCTACCGAGAGGCCTCCTACACGAAGAGGCTGGGAGCGGAGAGGGAG GTGGAGGTGATCGGAGGCGCAGACAAATACCACTCCGTCTGCCGAGCCTGCTACTTCCAAAAGCGGCCTCAGCAGCTGGGGTCAGACAACAAAGAGAACGTGCCCCTGGGGGCGAAGCAGCTGGATGTGCCTGCTGCCCGAAAGATCTTCACTTCCTGA
- the SYNGR2 gene encoding synaptogyrin-2 yields the protein MEGGGGAYGAAKAGGAFDPGRFVQQPQVLARIASAVFALIVFSCLVGEGHTNRSSSQELFCIFNRNEDACRYGIGIGVLAFLACVFFFVVDAYFPQISNATDRKYLVLADLGFSGLWTFLWFVGFCFLTNQWAWTQAQDVLIGADSARAVITFSFFSIFSWGLLLAFAYKRYKMGVEDFAHSYVDPTPEVSTPYSSYPNISHDSYQQPPFTQTADATEGYQPPPVY from the exons atggagggcggcggcggcgcctaCGGGGCGGCCAAGGCCGGCGGCGCCTTCGACCCGGGCCGCTTCGTGCAGCAGCCGCAGGTCCTGGCGCGGATCGCCAGCGCC GTCTTCGCCCTGATCGTGTTCTCCTGCCTGGTCGGGGAGGGCCACACCAACCGGTCCAGCTCCCAGGAACTCTTCTGCATCTTCAACCGCAACGAGGACGCCTGCCGCTACGGCATCGGCATCGGCGTCCTCGCCTTCCTGGCCTGCGTCTTCTTCTTCGTGGTGGACGCCTACTTCCCGCAGATCAGCAACGCCACCGACCGCAAGTACCTGGTGCTGGCAGACCTCGGCTTCTCGG GCCTCTGGACGTTCCTCTGGTTCGTTGGCTTCTGCTTCCTGACCAACCAGTGGGCCTGGACGCAGGCCCAGGACGTGCTTATCGGGGCTGACTCGGCCCGTGCCGTTATCAccttcagcttcttctccatcttctcGTGG ggcctcctGCTCGCCTTTGCTTACAAGCGATACAAGATGGGGGTGGAGGACTTTGCTCACAGCTACGTCGACCCCACGCCGGAGGTTTCGACTCCCTACTCCAGTTACCCCAACATCAGCCACGACAGCTACCAGCAGCCGCCCTTCACCCAGACCGCGGACGCCACGGAGGGTTACCAGCCGCCGCCGGTGTACTGA